A window of Aquitalea denitrificans contains these coding sequences:
- the fdxH gene encoding formate dehydrogenase subunit beta, with protein sequence MSLQSQDILRRSASPTQPPIAREHKAEVAKLIDVSTCIGCKACQVACSEWNDLRDEIGSNVGGYDNPADLSAESWTVMRYSEVEQNGKLEWLIRKDGCMHCADPGCLKACPSPGAIIQYANGIVDFQSEHCIGCGYCISGCPFNVPRINQKDNKAYKCTLCSDRVSVGQEPACVKTCPTGAIRFGSKEDMKEYAQERVDELKTRGYANAGLYDPQGVGGTHVMYVLHHADQPELYHGLKKDPQISPVVSLWKGILKPLSTIGLAASVLFGFFHYIGVGPNKAEDDEEEDKA encoded by the coding sequence ATGTCACTGCAATCGCAAGATATCCTGCGCCGCTCCGCCAGCCCCACCCAGCCGCCGATTGCGCGCGAGCACAAGGCGGAGGTGGCCAAGCTGATCGACGTGTCCACCTGCATTGGCTGCAAGGCCTGTCAGGTGGCCTGTTCGGAGTGGAATGACCTGCGCGACGAAATCGGCAGCAATGTCGGGGGGTACGACAACCCGGCCGACCTGTCCGCCGAAAGCTGGACGGTGATGCGCTACAGCGAAGTGGAGCAGAACGGCAAGCTGGAATGGCTGATCCGCAAGGACGGCTGCATGCACTGCGCCGACCCCGGCTGCCTGAAAGCCTGCCCCTCACCCGGTGCCATCATCCAGTACGCCAACGGCATCGTGGACTTCCAGTCCGAGCACTGCATCGGCTGCGGCTACTGCATTTCCGGCTGTCCCTTCAATGTGCCGCGCATCAACCAGAAGGATAACAAGGCCTACAAATGCACCTTGTGTTCCGACCGGGTAAGCGTGGGACAGGAGCCGGCCTGTGTGAAAACCTGTCCCACCGGTGCCATCCGCTTTGGCAGCAAGGAGGACATGAAGGAATACGCACAGGAACGGGTGGACGAGCTGAAAACCCGTGGTTATGCCAATGCCGGGCTGTACGATCCGCAAGGCGTGGGCGGCACCCATGTGATGTATGTGCTGCACCATGCCGATCAGCCCGAGCTGTACCACGGGCTGAAGAAGGACCCGCAGATCAGCCCGGTGGTCAGCCTGTGGAAGGGCATACTCAAGCCGCTGTCCACCATCGGCCTGGCCGCTTCGGTGCTGTTCGGCTTCTTCCACTACATCGGCGTCGGCCCCAACAAGGCCGAAGATGACGAAGAGGAGGACAAGGCATGA
- a CDS encoding formate dehydrogenase subunit gamma, translated as MSKEKLIKRYSAAERINHWIVALCFLLLAISGLAFFYPAFFWLTGVFGTPQLARIVHPFVGVMMFVGFARQFFRYWHHNFIDQEDIKWMKSVKSVLAGHEVGDIGKYNGGQKGMFWLMTGCLLVLICTGVIIWRPYFAYYFPIELIRVALLLHAWSALALIAGIIVHVYAAIWVRGTIRAMVEGVVTHAWAKKHHPRWYREMTGDKHKP; from the coding sequence ATGAGCAAGGAAAAGCTGATCAAGCGCTACAGCGCGGCGGAACGCATCAACCACTGGATCGTAGCGCTGTGTTTCCTGTTGCTGGCCATCTCCGGCCTGGCCTTTTTCTACCCGGCCTTCTTCTGGCTCACCGGGGTATTCGGCACGCCGCAGCTGGCGCGCATCGTGCACCCATTCGTGGGCGTGATGATGTTTGTCGGCTTTGCCCGCCAGTTTTTCCGTTACTGGCATCACAATTTCATCGACCAGGAAGACATCAAGTGGATGAAATCGGTGAAATCGGTGCTGGCAGGCCATGAAGTCGGCGACATCGGCAAGTACAACGGCGGTCAGAAAGGCATGTTCTGGCTGATGACAGGCTGCCTGCTGGTATTGATTTGCACCGGCGTCATCATCTGGCGACCCTACTTTGCCTATTACTTCCCCATCGAGCTGATCCGCGTGGCCCTGCTGCTGCATGCCTGGAGTGCGCTGGCGCTGATTGCCGGCATCATCGTGCATGTGTACGCCGCCATCTGGGTGCGCGGCACCATCCGCGCCATGGTGGAGGGCGTAGTCACCCATGCCTGGGCCAAGAAGCATCACCCGCGCTGGTATCGCGAAATGACAGGAGACAAGCACAAACCATGA
- the fdhE gene encoding formate dehydrogenase accessory protein FdhE, producing the protein MSIRIVPVEQLAERQAASLDITPLLLPQPATLYRQRAARLQQLAAGHVMADYLQLASRIAQAQHQLVHSQPVLLPEREDYFQQCAEHGLPPLGAMAWQRDAQWQQVLLALCAQLADGASPVLAGVLNTLADSPPARLEAAAQKLLSGDLAAVDSAQAPFIWAALSVYFSQLASQLKVAAVAEPGDARHLCPVCASAPVTSIVHQGNEAGLRYLHCSLCESEWHLVRAKCSNCEATRDIGYWSLENVHAAVRGESCGDCGSYLKILSLDKDQQAEAVADDLASLALDAALEEQGFARSGLNPLLFPG; encoded by the coding sequence ATGAGCATACGCATTGTTCCGGTCGAGCAATTGGCCGAACGTCAGGCAGCCAGCCTGGACATCACCCCGCTGCTGCTGCCGCAGCCGGCCACGCTGTATCGTCAGCGCGCGGCGCGGCTGCAGCAGCTGGCGGCGGGGCATGTCATGGCCGATTACCTGCAACTGGCCAGCCGCATTGCCCAGGCACAACACCAGCTGGTGCACAGCCAACCGGTGTTGCTGCCCGAGCGGGAGGACTATTTCCAGCAGTGTGCCGAACACGGCCTGCCACCCCTGGGTGCCATGGCCTGGCAACGTGACGCACAGTGGCAGCAGGTGCTGCTTGCCCTGTGTGCACAGCTGGCGGACGGTGCCAGTCCGGTGCTGGCCGGCGTGCTCAACACGCTGGCTGACAGTCCTCCGGCACGGCTGGAAGCAGCAGCCCAGAAGCTGTTGTCGGGGGATCTGGCAGCGGTGGACAGTGCGCAAGCCCCCTTCATCTGGGCGGCCTTGTCGGTGTACTTCAGCCAGTTGGCCAGCCAGTTGAAGGTGGCTGCCGTGGCCGAACCGGGCGATGCGCGCCACCTGTGCCCGGTATGTGCCAGCGCCCCGGTGACCAGCATCGTGCATCAGGGCAATGAAGCCGGACTGCGCTACCTGCACTGCAGCCTGTGCGAAAGCGAGTGGCATCTGGTGCGCGCCAAGTGCAGCAACTGCGAGGCAACGCGCGACATCGGCTACTGGTCGCTGGAAAACGTCCATGCAGCCGTACGTGGCGAATCCTGTGGCGACTGCGGCAGCTATCTGAAAATCCTGTCGCTGGACAAGGACCAGCAGGCCGAAGCAGTGGCCGACGACCTGGCCAGCCTGGCGCTGGATGCCGCACTGGAGGAACAGGGATTTGCCCGCAGCGGACTCAATCCACTGCTGTTTCCCGGCTAA
- a CDS encoding response regulator: protein MSKTILIVDDSTSLRLVVKMTLEGAGHHVIQAADGQQAMAMLDGRQIDLVLTDLNMPVLGGFGLLDSIRQHPVYGHTPVVILTTQDASHLQQLGQQKGGCSWIVKPFEPTHLLAVVARLTQG, encoded by the coding sequence ATGAGCAAGACCATACTGATTGTCGACGATTCGACCAGCCTGCGTCTGGTGGTAAAGATGACGCTGGAAGGTGCCGGACATCATGTCATCCAGGCCGCTGATGGCCAGCAGGCCATGGCCATGCTGGATGGCCGTCAGATCGACCTGGTTCTCACCGACCTCAACATGCCCGTGCTCGGCGGTTTCGGCCTGCTGGACAGCATCCGCCAGCACCCTGTCTACGGACATACCCCCGTCGTCATCCTGACCACACAGGATGCGTCACACCTGCAGCAACTGGGACAGCAAAAAGGCGGCTGCAGCTGGATCGTCAAGCCATTCGAACCCACTCACCTGCTGGCTGTCGTTGCCCGGCTCACCCAGGGCTGA
- a CDS encoding STAS domain-containing protein, which produces MPYLLTLTAEQTIYQAPALQQQLAEALRQHPDLLLDLSQVSEIDCAGVQVLLWLQAVMEKQGHSLRLCQPSQAVSNFLRLMGFTQLQACMEGNDES; this is translated from the coding sequence ATGCCGTATCTGCTCACTCTGACAGCCGAACAGACCATCTACCAGGCCCCGGCACTACAGCAACAACTGGCCGAGGCGCTGCGCCAGCATCCGGACCTGCTACTCGATCTGTCCCAAGTCAGCGAAATAGACTGTGCCGGCGTACAGGTACTGCTATGGCTGCAAGCCGTAATGGAAAAACAGGGCCACAGCCTGCGACTGTGTCAGCCCAGCCAGGCAGTCAGCAACTTCCTCCGGCTGATGGGTTTTACTCAGTTGCAAGCCTGTATGGAGGGCAACGATGAATCTTGA
- a CDS encoding chemotaxis protein CheA: MNLEQAMQSFLQESAELLEEMESILLDAEADSITAEQLGALFRCMHTIKGSAGLFGLEDIVHFSHQAENLLDQLRDGKLQLDAELSGLLLRSHDHVKAQLAAVEAGQPLPDGEETAILAEIALRLQADTASSPQPATAETAEQAPPGDWLLTLRFGPDVLRNGMDPASFIRYLATLGEIRSIASYSCNLPADDSFDPECNYLRLELQFCGAVDAEQLDSVFAFASEGSQFIISPRAQLEQHLQQVLQLGDAAERQRASQLWQQWGRWPQQAAAMPDPPDLTAPTTPLLVTPADGEGKATRQGESRFIKVEAGKLDSLINLVGELVIAGAATSLLARSHGNGPLLESTAILSGLIEQIRGQTLAMRMVPIGETFSRFGRVVHDVSHALGKEIRLQISGADTELDKSMVDKLADPLTHLVRNAIDHGIEDVAQRRVAGKPDAGRVWLDAYHESGSVVIEVADDGGGLSKQRILAKARQRGILAGDNPPTEQDVFRLIFEAGFSTAAQVSNLSGRGVGLDVVKKNIEQLRGTVEVESEEGLGTTFRLRLPLTLAIIDGFLVTVGSATFVLPLDTVVECLALPETQEASSAIGRFSLRGEVLPLLELRRFLELDGQPGPRRNVVIIQTGDCKVGLVVDALNGEFQTVIKPLSPLFRHLKAISGSTILGNGEVALILDVLALTQHARAQEHMQYLAGQGAAVTLPDNWPYHDNRQPGKPI; this comes from the coding sequence ATGAATCTTGAACAGGCCATGCAATCCTTCCTGCAGGAATCTGCAGAACTGCTGGAGGAAATGGAAAGCATTCTGCTGGATGCCGAAGCGGACAGTATCACCGCCGAGCAGCTAGGGGCTCTGTTTCGCTGCATGCACACCATCAAGGGCTCAGCCGGACTGTTCGGGCTGGAAGACATCGTCCACTTCAGCCATCAGGCAGAAAACCTGCTGGATCAGTTACGTGATGGCAAGCTGCAACTGGATGCAGAACTGAGCGGCCTGCTGCTGCGCAGCCACGACCATGTCAAGGCACAGCTGGCTGCCGTGGAAGCAGGCCAGCCCCTGCCAGACGGCGAGGAGACCGCCATCCTTGCCGAGATTGCCCTGCGCCTGCAAGCGGACACCGCCTCAAGCCCGCAACCGGCTACCGCCGAAACAGCCGAGCAAGCGCCGCCTGGCGACTGGCTGCTGACCCTGCGCTTTGGCCCGGATGTGCTGCGTAATGGCATGGACCCGGCATCCTTCATCCGCTATCTGGCCACGCTGGGAGAAATCCGCAGCATTGCCAGTTACAGCTGCAATTTGCCCGCCGACGACAGCTTTGACCCCGAGTGTAATTACCTGCGGCTGGAACTGCAGTTTTGCGGTGCCGTGGATGCGGAACAACTGGACAGCGTATTCGCCTTTGCCAGCGAGGGCAGCCAGTTCATCATCAGCCCGCGAGCACAACTGGAACAACATCTGCAGCAGGTATTGCAACTGGGAGATGCAGCCGAGCGGCAACGCGCCAGCCAGCTATGGCAGCAATGGGGGCGATGGCCACAGCAGGCGGCAGCCATGCCAGATCCACCGGATCTGACCGCCCCTACGACACCGCTGCTTGTCACACCGGCAGATGGCGAGGGAAAAGCCACCCGGCAGGGCGAAAGCCGCTTCATCAAGGTGGAGGCCGGCAAGCTGGATAGCCTGATCAACCTGGTTGGCGAACTGGTGATTGCCGGGGCTGCCACCAGCCTGTTGGCCCGCAGCCATGGCAACGGCCCGCTACTGGAATCCACCGCCATCCTGTCGGGCCTGATCGAGCAGATTCGCGGCCAGACCCTGGCAATGCGCATGGTTCCCATCGGAGAAACCTTCAGCCGCTTTGGCCGCGTGGTACACGATGTCAGCCATGCCCTGGGCAAGGAAATCCGCCTGCAAATCAGCGGTGCCGACACCGAACTGGACAAATCGATGGTGGATAAGCTGGCAGACCCGCTCACCCACCTGGTGCGCAATGCCATTGATCACGGTATCGAGGACGTGGCACAGCGCCGCGTAGCCGGCAAGCCGGATGCAGGTCGGGTCTGGCTGGATGCCTATCACGAATCCGGCAGCGTCGTGATAGAAGTAGCCGATGATGGCGGCGGGCTGAGCAAGCAGCGCATTCTGGCCAAGGCCAGGCAACGTGGCATTCTTGCCGGCGATAACCCGCCGACTGAGCAGGACGTGTTCCGGCTGATATTCGAAGCAGGCTTCTCCACCGCAGCACAGGTCAGCAACCTGTCTGGCCGTGGTGTCGGGCTGGATGTGGTGAAAAAAAATATCGAGCAACTGCGGGGCACGGTAGAAGTGGAAAGCGAAGAAGGCCTGGGCACGACCTTCCGGCTGCGCTTGCCACTGACGCTTGCCATCATCGATGGCTTTCTGGTGACGGTGGGCAGCGCCACTTTTGTCCTGCCGCTGGACACCGTGGTGGAATGCCTGGCCTTGCCCGAGACTCAGGAAGCCAGTAGCGCAATCGGTCGCTTCAGCCTGCGCGGCGAGGTGCTGCCCTTGCTTGAGCTGCGGCGCTTTCTGGAACTGGATGGCCAGCCCGGCCCGCGCCGGAACGTGGTGATCATCCAGACCGGTGACTGCAAGGTCGGCCTGGTGGTGGATGCGCTGAACGGCGAGTTCCAGACTGTCATCAAACCCTTGAGCCCGCTGTTCCGCCACCTCAAGGCCATTAGCGGCTCCACCATTCTGGGCAATGGCGAAGTCGCCCTCATCCTGGATGTGCTGGCACTTACCCAGCACGCCCGCGCACAAGAACACATGCAATACCTGGCAGGCCAGGGAGCAGCCGTGACGCTGCCAGACAACTGGCCATACCATGACAACAGGCAACCGGGGAAACCAATATGA
- a CDS encoding methyl-accepting chemotaxis protein, translated as MKDSAPMSITMRLSLGFGSILLLLLLCVSVALYSFDNTGRMLDDMRINDRDATRVSILIEQAQELRVMYRNIIIYPDLHAINMAIQKYNEGHQRYLDGEQAMMRDMLAEPALTQHEKDLLGQLRKTRPPALALMDKSVAQAAINEKEAAIRIMQLEVTPAMEQLMETLRQLYDTELRLNEQARQQNEQDIQKAYHTMLLLSASALLLGSLLAGLIIRSLRRTIGGEPHAVAQIMQQLAAGHLNGQLPLRKGDNSSMMHSVARTVSTLTGIMVEVKNGATNLASAAQQLNATSQSLSQSASESAAGIEETTSAIEEMSAAINQTNDNARITEGIAEQAAREATEGGEAVRLTTTAMRQIADRIGIIDDIAYQTNLLALNAAIEAARAGEHGKGFAVVAAEVRKLAERSQVAAQEISQVATGSVGLAEHAGKLLGEMVRSSGRTADLVQEIAAASSEQASAVNQISSAVQQQNGSTQQNASVSEELASTAEQMTSQAESLLALMNYFCLSDGPSGIPSAPHEHPAPQTGQSPPLRRIGGNHADDSDFIRY; from the coding sequence ATGAAAGATTCTGCACCCATGAGCATCACCATGCGGCTGAGCCTGGGCTTTGGCAGCATATTGCTGCTCTTGTTGCTCTGCGTCAGCGTAGCCCTGTACAGCTTTGACAACACCGGCAGGATGCTGGATGACATGCGTATCAATGACCGAGATGCCACGCGTGTTTCCATCCTGATCGAGCAGGCTCAGGAGCTAAGAGTGATGTATCGCAACATCATCATTTATCCAGACCTGCACGCCATCAACATGGCCATCCAGAAATACAACGAAGGCCACCAACGCTATCTGGACGGCGAGCAAGCGATGATGCGCGACATGTTGGCCGAGCCAGCCCTCACCCAGCATGAAAAAGATTTGCTGGGCCAACTGCGCAAAACCCGCCCACCGGCTTTAGCACTGATGGATAAATCGGTAGCCCAAGCGGCAATCAACGAAAAAGAGGCTGCCATCCGTATCATGCAACTAGAAGTCACACCGGCCATGGAACAGCTGATGGAAACCTTGCGCCAGTTGTACGACACCGAACTGCGACTGAACGAGCAGGCCCGCCAGCAGAACGAGCAGGATATCCAGAAGGCCTACCACACCATGCTGCTGCTATCTGCCAGCGCACTGCTGTTGGGCAGCCTGCTGGCCGGCCTGATCATCCGCTCGCTGCGACGGACCATAGGTGGTGAGCCACATGCCGTCGCACAGATCATGCAGCAACTGGCAGCCGGACATCTGAATGGCCAGCTGCCGCTGCGCAAGGGCGACAACAGCAGCATGATGCATTCGGTGGCACGCACGGTCAGCACCCTGACCGGCATCATGGTGGAAGTGAAAAACGGTGCCACCAACCTGGCCTCGGCCGCCCAGCAGCTGAATGCCACCTCGCAGTCACTATCCCAGTCGGCCAGCGAATCCGCTGCCGGCATCGAGGAAACCACCTCGGCGATCGAAGAGATGTCGGCGGCCATCAACCAGACCAATGACAATGCCCGCATTACCGAAGGCATAGCCGAGCAGGCGGCCCGCGAAGCGACCGAGGGCGGTGAAGCCGTGCGCCTGACCACCACCGCCATGCGCCAGATTGCCGATCGCATCGGCATCATCGATGACATTGCCTACCAAACCAATCTGCTGGCACTGAATGCCGCCATCGAAGCCGCGCGGGCCGGGGAGCATGGCAAGGGCTTCGCCGTGGTGGCTGCCGAAGTACGCAAACTGGCAGAACGCAGCCAGGTGGCTGCCCAGGAAATCAGCCAGGTGGCAACCGGCAGCGTGGGGCTGGCCGAACACGCCGGCAAACTGCTGGGAGAAATGGTGCGCTCCAGTGGCCGTACCGCAGATCTGGTACAGGAAATCGCCGCGGCATCCAGCGAGCAAGCCAGCGCTGTCAACCAGATCAGCAGTGCCGTGCAACAGCAGAACGGTAGCACCCAGCAAAACGCGTCGGTGAGTGAAGAGCTTGCTTCCACGGCAGAACAGATGACCAGTCAGGCGGAGAGCCTGCTGGCGCTGATGAACTACTTCTGCCTCAGCGATGGCCCATCCGGCATCCCATCCGCTCCGCATGAGCATCCGGCTCCGCAGACAGGCCAGTCTCCCCCGCTGCGACGTATCGGCGGCAATCATGCCGATGATTCCGACTTCATCCGCTACTAG
- a CDS encoding chemotaxis protein CheW, translating into MGTHAHWRKQADARQPDPSVPAAAQRQYLRFRIGERQMGITLDAIRELLEYQPLTTLPRMSPLLAGVLNLRGNGVPVLNLAHCLGLPASPQQRRSCIIILQLATAAPASDIGILVDEVHAVEDIANDAIEAPPQLGKLLPPGLLAGMVREAQGFTLLLDAGQLLTPDVLSQLCQTAATAVAAAPDSPLPGDKHD; encoded by the coding sequence ATGGGCACACATGCACACTGGCGCAAACAGGCTGATGCGCGACAGCCGGACCCGTCTGTCCCGGCGGCAGCGCAGCGGCAATACCTGCGCTTCAGAATCGGAGAGCGACAGATGGGCATCACGCTGGATGCCATCCGCGAACTGCTGGAATACCAGCCGCTGACCACCCTACCCCGCATGTCACCCCTGCTTGCCGGCGTACTTAACCTGCGTGGCAACGGAGTGCCAGTGCTCAACCTTGCCCATTGCCTGGGCTTGCCGGCCAGCCCGCAGCAACGCCGCAGCTGCATCATCATCCTGCAGCTGGCAACAGCAGCACCTGCCAGTGATATCGGCATTCTGGTCGACGAAGTACATGCGGTGGAAGATATTGCCAACGACGCCATCGAAGCGCCTCCGCAACTGGGCAAGCTGCTGCCGCCCGGCCTGCTGGCTGGCATGGTTCGCGAAGCACAGGGCTTTACCCTGCTGCTGGATGCCGGGCAATTGCTGACGCCTGATGTGCTGTCGCAGCTGTGCCAGACGGCGGCAACTGCAGTCGCTGCTGCGCCCGACAGCCCATTGCCGGGAGACAAGCATGACTGA
- a CDS encoding chemotaxis protein CheW gives MTESAGQYLRFQLGAETFACNILQIREILEYHRPTTVPQMPAFVHGVMNLRGSVVPVIDLAQRLGRPAGKVLRRSCIVILQAGSLTQPQPVGMLVDAVHEVISLNSIDIMPPPPFGNQLRTDFIAGLACHEHHCLMLLQMDKVMSLDEMAALANPAVMQIQADSSSVLN, from the coding sequence ATGACTGAGTCAGCCGGACAGTATCTGCGCTTCCAGCTGGGTGCGGAAACCTTTGCCTGCAACATCCTGCAGATCAGGGAAATCCTGGAATACCACCGCCCAACCACCGTGCCACAGATGCCGGCATTCGTGCATGGCGTAATGAACCTGCGTGGCAGCGTGGTGCCGGTCATCGATCTCGCACAGCGGCTGGGCCGCCCGGCCGGCAAGGTACTGCGCCGCAGCTGCATCGTCATCCTGCAGGCAGGCTCGCTGACACAGCCACAGCCGGTCGGTATGCTGGTCGATGCCGTACATGAAGTCATCAGCCTCAACAGCATCGACATCATGCCGCCACCGCCATTCGGCAATCAGCTGCGCACCGACTTCATTGCCGGTCTGGCCTGCCATGAGCACCATTGCCTGATGCTGTTGCAGATGGACAAGGTGATGTCGCTGGACGAAATGGCCGCACTGGCCAACCCTGCCGTGATGCAGATTCAGGCGGACAGCAGCAGTGTGTTGAACTAG
- a CDS encoding chemotaxis protein CheD — MHSDVRKEIFLHPGEWKFADQEYIISTLLGSCVSIVMWHPQLLQGGMCHYLLARRNESSDTLSGRYGDEAMLLLLRAALACGRPLREFQVKLLGGATVLSHREGERSSNDVAARNVEMARQLARQLGLNVQAEDLGGSSPRMVVFDVQSGDVWVRLSQDGDTQDKLSAKTRKKA, encoded by the coding sequence ATGCATAGCGACGTACGCAAAGAGATTTTCCTGCACCCGGGTGAATGGAAATTCGCGGATCAGGAATACATCATCAGCACCTTGCTTGGGTCCTGTGTCTCCATCGTGATGTGGCATCCACAGCTGCTACAAGGGGGCATGTGTCATTACCTGCTGGCGCGGCGCAACGAAAGCAGCGACACCTTGTCCGGCCGCTACGGTGACGAGGCCATGCTGCTGTTGCTGCGAGCGGCGCTGGCTTGTGGCAGGCCGCTGCGGGAGTTTCAAGTCAAGCTGCTGGGCGGTGCCACGGTACTGTCGCACCGGGAGGGGGAGCGCAGCAGCAATGATGTGGCCGCCCGCAATGTCGAAATGGCGCGGCAACTGGCCCGACAGCTGGGACTGAATGTGCAGGCGGAGGATCTGGGTGGAAGCAGCCCCCGCATGGTGGTGTTTGACGTGCAATCCGGCGATGTCTGGGTGCGCCTGTCACAGGACGGTGACACGCAGGACAAGCTGTCGGCCAAAACAAGGAAAAAAGCATGA
- a CDS encoding protein-glutamate methylesterase/protein-glutamine glutaminase, which produces MSIKVMIVDDSAVVRQVLSEIFNASSGIEVMDVATDPIVAMEKMKQQWPDVIVLDVEMPRMDGITFLKQIMASRPTPVVICSSLTQKGADISMQAMAAGAVEVIAKPHAGVKQFLQDSNNLLVQAVKAAALARMSRMRSLPPTPLETRPKLSADAVLAAPTGQQMFQTTERIVTIGTSTGGTQALEAILTKLPRTCPGLAIVQHMPEKFTASFAERLDRLSEIEVKEAASGDRILPGRALIAPGGKHMMIKRSGAYYQVEVVDGPLVSRHKPSVDVLFRSAAKFAGRNALGIIMTGMGDDGAKGLKEMHDAGAKTIAQDEDSCVVFGMPKEAIKLGAADEVMPLDTIAKAICR; this is translated from the coding sequence ATGAGCATCAAAGTCATGATCGTGGACGACTCCGCCGTGGTACGGCAGGTGCTGAGCGAAATCTTCAATGCCAGCAGCGGTATCGAGGTGATGGATGTGGCCACCGACCCCATTGTGGCCATGGAAAAAATGAAGCAGCAGTGGCCGGACGTGATCGTGCTGGATGTGGAAATGCCGCGCATGGACGGCATTACCTTCCTCAAACAGATCATGGCCAGCCGGCCCACGCCGGTGGTTATCTGCTCCTCGCTCACCCAGAAAGGGGCCGACATCAGCATGCAGGCCATGGCTGCCGGTGCTGTGGAAGTCATTGCCAAGCCGCATGCAGGCGTAAAACAGTTTCTGCAGGACAGCAACAACCTGCTGGTTCAGGCGGTAAAGGCCGCAGCGCTGGCCCGCATGAGCCGCATGCGCAGCCTGCCGCCCACTCCGCTGGAAACCCGCCCCAAGCTGTCGGCAGATGCCGTGCTGGCCGCACCGACAGGCCAGCAGATGTTCCAGACCACCGAACGCATCGTCACCATCGGCACCTCCACCGGTGGCACCCAAGCACTGGAAGCCATTCTGACCAAGCTGCCGCGCACCTGCCCGGGGCTGGCCATCGTGCAGCATATGCCAGAAAAATTCACCGCATCCTTTGCCGAACGCTTGGACCGGCTGTCGGAAATCGAAGTCAAGGAAGCCGCCAGTGGCGACCGCATCCTGCCGGGTCGGGCACTGATCGCCCCTGGCGGCAAGCACATGATGATCAAGCGCAGTGGTGCCTACTACCAAGTGGAAGTGGTGGACGGACCACTGGTCAGCCGCCACAAACCTTCGGTCGATGTGCTGTTCCGCTCCGCCGCCAAGTTTGCCGGGCGCAATGCACTGGGCATCATCATGACCGGCATGGGCGATGATGGTGCCAAGGGGCTGAAGGAAATGCACGATGCAGGAGCCAAGACCATCGCCCAGGATGAAGACAGCTGCGTGGTGTTCGGCATGCCCAAGGAAGCCATCAAGCTGGGGGCCGCTGACGAGGTAATGCCGCTGGACACCATTGCCAAGGCCATATGCCGCTGA